The Mycolicibacterium mageritense genome contains a region encoding:
- a CDS encoding cold-shock protein — protein MPTGRVKWYDAEKGFGFLSQEEGEDVYVRSSALPSGVEGLKAGQRVEFGVAAGRRGPQALSLKLIDPPPSLAKSRREAERPEHKHTPDELHGMVSDMITLLEDTVQPELRKGRYPDRKVARRVSEVVKAVARELDA, from the coding sequence GTGCCGACCGGCAGGGTTAAGTGGTACGACGCCGAAAAGGGCTTCGGCTTTTTGTCGCAGGAAGAGGGCGAGGACGTCTATGTCCGGTCCTCGGCGTTGCCGTCGGGTGTCGAGGGGCTCAAGGCCGGTCAGCGCGTCGAGTTCGGGGTGGCCGCAGGCCGCCGCGGCCCGCAGGCGTTGAGCCTCAAGCTGATCGATCCGCCGCCGAGCCTGGCCAAGTCCCGGCGTGAGGCCGAGCGTCCCGAGCACAAGCACACGCCCGACGAATTGCACGGCATGGTCTCGGACATGATCACGCTGCTGGAGGACACTGTGCAGCCCGAGCTGCGCAAGGGGCGCTACCCCGACCGCAAGGTCGCGCGCCGCGTGTCCGAGGTGGTCAAGGCCGTCGCGCGGGAGCTCGACGCCTAG
- a CDS encoding cupin domain-containing protein, which translates to MEKISLTAVARQQLASARSASSGRSAHTVYGGHEHSLRQTLIALTAGNDLDEHESPGEATLQVIEGRVKLANSEASWEGSPGDHIVIPRSRHSLHALEDSVVLLTVVKTVGPHA; encoded by the coding sequence ATGGAGAAGATCTCGCTTACCGCGGTCGCGCGTCAGCAGTTGGCCTCAGCCCGGTCGGCCAGCAGCGGGCGCAGTGCACACACCGTCTACGGCGGCCACGAACATTCTCTTCGCCAGACGTTGATCGCCCTCACCGCGGGCAATGATCTCGACGAGCACGAGAGCCCCGGTGAAGCCACGCTCCAGGTGATCGAGGGCCGAGTGAAGCTCGCGAACTCCGAGGCCAGTTGGGAAGGTTCACCGGGGGACCACATCGTGATCCCGCGCAGCAGGCACAGCCTGCACGCGCTGGAGGACTCCGTGGTGCTGTTGACCGTCGTGAAGACGGTGGGCCCGCACGCCTAG
- a CDS encoding MogA/MoaB family molybdenum cofactor biosynthesis protein gives MTHSARVVIASTRAAAGIYDDRTGPLIVGWLADRGYDVTEQVVVPDGNAVASALRSALAEHVDLIITSGGTGISPTDRTPEATMSVLDYQIPGLADAIRRSGGHKVPTSVLSRGVCGVAGRTLVVNLPGSTGGVKDGLGVLDHVLEHALDQLSGKDHNR, from the coding sequence GTGACTCATTCGGCCCGGGTTGTGATCGCGTCCACCCGGGCCGCCGCAGGTATCTACGACGACCGCACCGGCCCTCTCATCGTCGGCTGGCTCGCCGACCGCGGCTATGACGTCACCGAACAGGTGGTCGTGCCCGACGGCAATGCCGTCGCGTCGGCGCTGCGCTCTGCGTTGGCCGAACACGTCGACCTGATCATCACCTCGGGCGGCACCGGCATCTCACCGACCGACCGCACGCCGGAGGCCACGATGTCGGTGCTCGATTACCAGATTCCCGGACTGGCGGACGCCATCCGGCGGTCGGGCGGCCACAAGGTACCGACCTCGGTGCTGTCGCGCGGTGTGTGCGGCGTCGCCGGACGCACCCTTGTGGTCAATCTGCCGGGCTCGACCGGCGGCGTGAAAGATGGACTCGGCGTGCTCGACCATGTGCTGGAGCACGCGTTGGATCAGCTGAGCGGCAAGGACCACAACCGATGA
- the moaC gene encoding cyclic pyranopterin monophosphate synthase MoaC, producing MGLSHLDESGAAHMVDVTAKDVTKRTAVAEGTLLTRPDVVALIASGGLPKGDALATARVAGILAAKRTPDLIPLCHQLALTGVDVDFDVRDAAVGITATVRSTDRTGVEMEALTAVSVAALTLYDMIKAVDPAARIDQIQVVRKEGGKTGLWERPTE from the coding sequence GTGGGACTGTCGCATCTCGACGAGTCCGGGGCGGCGCACATGGTCGACGTCACCGCCAAAGACGTCACCAAACGCACCGCCGTCGCTGAAGGCACCCTGCTGACCCGTCCGGACGTGGTCGCGCTGATCGCGTCCGGTGGGCTGCCCAAGGGCGACGCCCTTGCGACCGCGCGGGTCGCCGGCATCCTGGCGGCCAAGCGGACTCCCGACCTGATTCCGCTGTGCCACCAGTTGGCCCTCACCGGTGTCGACGTGGACTTCGACGTGCGCGACGCCGCGGTGGGCATCACCGCGACCGTGCGCAGCACCGACCGCACAGGCGTCGAGATGGAAGCGTTGACCGCCGTCAGCGTCGCGGCGCTGACGCTCTACGACATGATCAAGGCCGTTGACCCCGCCGCGCGCATCGATCAGATCCAGGTCGTGCGCAAGGAAGGCGGTAAAACGGGGTTGTGGGAAAGACCAACGGAGTGA
- the moaA gene encoding GTP 3',8-cyclase MoaA: MTVTALGLPTVSRPATPAPADGPLIDTYGRAATDLRVSLTDKCNLRCTYCMPAEGLNWLPGEALLSADELARLLRIAVTRLGIRSVRFTGGEPLVTRHLEEVVAAAAALTPRPEITLTTNGIGLARRAAGLKEAGLDRINVSLDSVDAAHFARITRRDRLTDVLDGLAAAKDAGLAPVKVNAVLDPVSGLDDAVGLLRYCLEHGYQLRFIEQMPLDAGHSWRRGDVIDADRILQTLQSHFELRPDSKPRGSAPAELWQVAAGPTHAAGTVGIIASVSHAFCSDCDRTRLTADGQIRSCLFSTEETDLRGLLRGGGSDDAIEAAWRAAMWAKPAGHGINDPNFVQPTRPMSAIGG, encoded by the coding sequence ATGACGGTCACCGCACTCGGGCTGCCCACGGTGAGCCGGCCCGCAACCCCGGCTCCGGCCGACGGCCCCCTGATCGACACCTACGGCCGGGCGGCCACCGACCTTCGGGTGTCGCTGACCGACAAGTGCAATCTGCGCTGCACGTACTGCATGCCCGCAGAGGGCCTGAACTGGCTGCCGGGTGAGGCGCTGCTGAGCGCCGACGAGCTGGCGCGGCTGCTGCGCATCGCCGTGACGCGGCTCGGCATCAGGAGCGTCCGGTTCACGGGCGGTGAGCCGCTGGTGACACGTCACCTTGAGGAGGTGGTGGCCGCGGCCGCCGCGCTGACGCCGCGCCCCGAGATCACGCTGACCACCAACGGCATCGGCCTGGCGCGCCGCGCGGCCGGCCTGAAAGAGGCTGGGCTGGACCGCATCAACGTGTCCCTGGACAGTGTCGACGCCGCGCACTTCGCGCGCATCACGCGCCGCGACCGGCTGACCGACGTGCTCGACGGCCTCGCGGCGGCCAAGGACGCCGGGCTGGCTCCCGTGAAGGTCAACGCGGTGCTCGACCCGGTGTCCGGGCTCGACGACGCCGTCGGCCTGCTGCGCTACTGCCTCGAACACGGATACCAGCTGCGGTTCATCGAGCAGATGCCCCTGGACGCAGGCCACAGCTGGCGCCGCGGCGACGTCATCGACGCCGACCGCATCCTGCAGACCCTGCAGAGCCACTTCGAACTGCGGCCGGACAGCAAGCCACGCGGCTCGGCGCCCGCCGAGCTGTGGCAGGTGGCCGCGGGCCCGACGCATGCCGCGGGAACCGTCGGCATCATCGCGTCGGTGTCACACGCGTTCTGCTCGGACTGCGACCGCACGCGCCTGACCGCCGACGGTCAGATCCGCAGCTGCCTGTTCTCGACCGAAGAGACGGACCTGCGGGGGCTGCTGCGCGGCGGCGGGAGCGACGACGCGATCGAAGCCGCGTGGCGGGCCGCGATGTGGGCCAAGCCGGCCGGCCACGGCATCAACGACCCGAACTTCGTGCAGCCGACGCGGCCCATGAGCGCGATAGGCGGGTGA
- a CDS encoding helicase-associated domain-containing protein codes for MTATSSGVPLGAWLADLDDDALIRLLQLRPDLSQPPPGTIAALAARATSRQSVKAATDSLDFLHLAVLDALLVLHADTGEVPVTEVTTLLGDRVDETPVLAALDDLRERALVWGDSAVRVVPEAAAGLPWFPGQAVVEATNHSADEIASLLEGLDQAQGDLLARLLDGSPVGRTRDAAPDTPPDRPVRRLLEAGLLRQLDNETVILPRVVGQAMRGEVPGPVELTPPELNLTTTTPADVDAVAAGAAIDLLREVELVIETLGGTPVPELRNGGLGVRDVKRLAKTTGIDEPRLGLLLELAAGAGLIAAGMPDPDPGEGTGPYWAPTVAADRFVESATAARWYLLASTWLELPARPALIGSRGPDGKPFAALSDSLYSTAAPLDRRLLLTVLAELPTGSGVDAADASRAMIWRRPRWSARLQPGTVADLLAEAHTLGMVGRGAISTPGRALLAGEPDEAVVTAMSKALPKPLDHFLLQADLTVIVPGPLERELAEQLAEVATVESAGAAMVYRISEASIRRALDTGSTASQLHAFFEKHSKTPVPQGLTYLIDDVARRHGQLRVGMASSFVRCEDPALLAQAVGSPAAERLDLRLLAPTVAVSQAPIGDVLAALREAGLAPAAEDSTGTIVDIRARGARVTAPTRRRVYRPATPPTEQTLGAIVAVLRKVAAGPFANVRLDPAMAITQLQEAALEQTSVVIGYVDPAGVATQRVVAPINVRGGQLTAYDPASGRVREFAIHRVTSVVSADSD; via the coding sequence ATGACCGCCACCTCATCCGGCGTGCCGTTGGGCGCTTGGCTGGCCGACCTGGACGACGACGCGCTGATCCGTCTGCTCCAGTTGCGGCCGGACCTGAGCCAGCCGCCGCCGGGCACCATCGCCGCGCTGGCCGCCCGGGCCACGTCGCGGCAGTCGGTCAAGGCCGCCACCGACAGCCTGGACTTCCTGCACCTGGCGGTGCTGGACGCCCTGCTGGTGCTGCACGCCGACACCGGCGAGGTTCCGGTGACCGAGGTGACGACCCTGCTCGGCGACCGGGTGGACGAGACGCCCGTGCTCGCGGCGCTCGACGACCTGCGCGAGCGGGCCCTGGTGTGGGGTGACAGCGCGGTGCGGGTCGTGCCGGAGGCCGCCGCGGGCCTGCCGTGGTTTCCCGGCCAAGCCGTGGTCGAGGCGACCAACCACAGCGCCGACGAGATCGCCTCGCTGCTCGAAGGACTCGATCAGGCGCAGGGCGATCTGCTGGCGCGGCTGCTCGACGGATCACCGGTGGGCCGCACGCGCGATGCCGCACCCGACACCCCGCCCGACCGGCCCGTGCGCCGGCTGCTGGAGGCCGGGCTGCTGCGTCAGCTCGACAACGAGACCGTCATCCTGCCGCGCGTGGTCGGCCAGGCGATGCGGGGCGAGGTGCCCGGGCCGGTCGAGCTGACACCGCCCGAACTGAACCTCACCACCACGACGCCCGCCGACGTCGACGCGGTGGCCGCGGGCGCGGCCATCGACCTGCTGCGCGAGGTCGAACTCGTCATCGAAACCCTCGGCGGCACACCGGTTCCCGAGTTGCGCAACGGCGGTCTCGGGGTGCGCGACGTGAAACGGCTGGCCAAGACCACCGGCATCGACGAGCCCCGGCTCGGATTGCTCCTGGAGCTGGCCGCGGGCGCCGGCCTGATCGCGGCGGGCATGCCCGACCCCGATCCGGGCGAGGGCACCGGGCCGTACTGGGCGCCCACGGTCGCGGCCGACCGGTTCGTCGAATCCGCCACAGCCGCCCGCTGGTACCTGCTGGCGTCGACCTGGCTGGAGCTGCCGGCTCGGCCGGCGCTGATCGGCAGCCGCGGGCCGGACGGCAAACCCTTTGCCGCGCTCTCGGATTCGCTCTACTCGACGGCGGCACCGCTGGACCGCCGGCTGCTGCTCACGGTGCTCGCCGAGTTGCCGACGGGATCCGGCGTGGACGCCGCGGATGCGTCCCGGGCGATGATCTGGCGCCGGCCGCGGTGGTCGGCGCGGCTGCAGCCCGGCACGGTCGCCGACCTGCTGGCCGAGGCCCACACGCTCGGCATGGTGGGCCGCGGCGCGATCAGCACACCGGGACGGGCCCTGCTGGCCGGCGAACCCGACGAGGCCGTGGTGACGGCGATGTCGAAGGCGCTGCCCAAGCCGCTCGACCATTTCCTGCTGCAGGCCGACCTCACCGTGATCGTGCCCGGACCACTGGAACGTGAGCTGGCCGAGCAGTTGGCCGAGGTCGCCACGGTGGAATCCGCGGGCGCGGCGATGGTGTACCGCATCAGCGAGGCGTCGATCCGGCGCGCGCTCGACACCGGAAGCACCGCGAGCCAGCTGCACGCGTTCTTCGAGAAACACTCCAAAACCCCGGTACCGCAAGGCCTCACGTATCTCATCGACGACGTCGCACGCCGCCACGGGCAGCTGCGGGTCGGCATGGCGTCGTCGTTCGTGCGGTGTGAGGATCCGGCGCTGCTCGCGCAGGCCGTCGGCTCCCCTGCCGCCGAGCGGCTCGACCTGCGCCTGCTGGCGCCGACCGTCGCAGTGTCGCAGGCCCCGATCGGCGACGTGCTGGCGGCGCTGCGGGAGGCGGGCCTCGCGCCTGCCGCCGAAGATTCGACCGGCACCATCGTCGACATCCGGGCCCGCGGCGCCCGCGTCACGGCGCCGACCCGGCGCCGCGTGTACCGGCCCGCCACGCCGCCCACCGAGCAGACGCTCGGCGCGATCGTGGCGGTGCTGCGCAAGGTCGCGGCGGGCCCGTTCGCGAATGTCCGGCTGGATCCGGCGATGGCCATCACACAGCTGCAGGAGGCGGCCCTCGAGCAGACCTCGGTGGTGATCGGCTACGTGGATCCCGCCGGCGTCGCGACACAGCGCGTGGTGGCTCCCATCAACGTCCGCGGCGGTCAGCTCACGGCCTACGACCCGGCGTCCGGGCGCGTGCGGGAATTCGCGATCCACCGCGTCACGTCGGTCGTGTCCGCCGACAGCGATTAG
- a CDS encoding VOC family protein, whose protein sequence is MTVQRVMPVLTVSDLSVAEAYAETLGLTEVMNHGWIVTLADAELRHQVSLMTKDATAPVNPSVSIEVDDVDAAYAAAVEAGLEIVHPLSDEEWGVRRFFFADQAGNVVNVLTHRT, encoded by the coding sequence ATGACGGTGCAGCGCGTGATGCCGGTCCTCACGGTGTCCGACTTGTCTGTGGCCGAGGCATACGCCGAGACGCTGGGCCTGACGGAAGTGATGAACCACGGCTGGATCGTCACCCTGGCCGATGCGGAGCTTCGTCACCAGGTCAGCCTGATGACGAAGGACGCGACGGCACCGGTGAATCCGTCGGTCTCGATCGAGGTCGACGATGTCGACGCCGCGTATGCGGCCGCGGTCGAGGCCGGGCTGGAGATCGTGCATCCTCTCAGCGACGAGGAATGGGGGGTGCGGCGGTTCTTCTTCGCCGATCAGGCCGGCAACGTGGTCAACGTGCTGACCCACCGCACCTAG
- a CDS encoding YccF domain-containing protein, whose amino-acid sequence MRLVLNIIWLIFGGLWLALGYLLAALICFVLIITIPFGFASLRIASYALWPFGRTIVDKPGTRPGALVGNIIWVILFGIWLAIGHVVSAFAMAVTIIGIPLALANLKMIPVSLVPLGKEIVPVDALNPQRAAV is encoded by the coding sequence ATGCGCCTGGTACTCAATATCATCTGGTTGATCTTCGGCGGCCTGTGGTTGGCGCTGGGTTACCTGCTGGCCGCATTGATCTGCTTCGTCCTGATCATCACCATCCCGTTCGGGTTCGCGTCGCTGCGCATCGCGTCGTATGCGCTGTGGCCGTTCGGCCGCACGATCGTCGACAAGCCGGGCACCCGGCCCGGCGCCCTGGTGGGCAACATCATCTGGGTGATCCTGTTCGGGATCTGGCTGGCCATCGGTCACGTGGTGAGCGCCTTCGCCATGGCCGTCACGATCATCGGGATCCCGCTGGCGCTGGCCAACCTCAAGATGATCCCGGTGTCGCTGGTGCCGCTGGGCAAGGAGATCGTTCCGGTGGACGCCTTGAATCCGCAGCGAGCGGCCGTATGA
- a CDS encoding transglycosylase family protein yields the protein MSGRHRKPTTSSSAKNVAKIAVTGAALAGSGLALASQATAATDGEWDTVARCESGGNWAINTGNGYHGGLQFSPSTWSSHGGGEYAPAAYMATKEQQIAVAERVLASQGKGAWPVCGRGLSGATPRNVVEEPQPLDAPAVNGELPPPDPFAPPPPPEAAPFDALAAPLLDAPPPAPEAPAPDAPPAPENWDQGPAPAPADQWAAHDAAPAPQAAPVSYVDQIQQAIENHGLDGNVDLQAVLAQG from the coding sequence ATGAGTGGACGGCATCGCAAGCCCACCACGTCTTCATCAGCCAAGAATGTCGCCAAGATCGCCGTGACCGGCGCTGCGCTCGCGGGCAGCGGCCTCGCTTTGGCCAGCCAGGCGACGGCCGCGACAGACGGCGAATGGGACACCGTCGCCCGCTGCGAATCGGGCGGCAACTGGGCCATCAACACCGGCAACGGCTACCACGGTGGCCTGCAGTTCTCCCCCAGCACGTGGTCGTCCCACGGTGGCGGCGAGTACGCACCGGCCGCCTACATGGCCACCAAGGAACAGCAGATCGCGGTCGCCGAGCGCGTGCTCGCCAGCCAGGGCAAGGGCGCATGGCCGGTCTGTGGTCGCGGCCTGTCGGGCGCCACCCCGCGCAACGTCGTCGAAGAGCCGCAGCCGCTCGACGCTCCCGCCGTCAACGGCGAGCTGCCGCCGCCGGATCCGTTCGCCCCGCCGCCTCCGCCGGAGGCCGCCCCGTTCGACGCTCTTGCCGCGCCGCTGCTGGACGCTCCGCCGCCTGCTCCCGAGGCCCCGGCTCCCGACGCGCCTCCTGCCCCCGAGAACTGGGATCAGGGCCCGGCTCCCGCACCGGCAGATCAATGGGCTGCCCATGACGCCGCCCCGGCTCCGCAGGCAGCGCCCGTCAGCTACGTGGACCAGATCCAGCAGGCCATCGAGAACCACGGCCTCGACGGCAACGTCGACCTGCAGGCTGTGCTCGCACAGGGCTGA
- a CDS encoding MoaD/ThiS family protein produces the protein MTAQTTVQVTVRYFAAAAAAAGVETETLDLSSGTTVAELVEQLGRGNAALARVLLRCSFLCDGIAVRDVSKVIATPQTVDVLPPFAGG, from the coding sequence ATGACAGCGCAGACGACGGTCCAGGTGACCGTCCGCTATTTCGCCGCGGCGGCTGCCGCTGCGGGCGTCGAGACCGAAACGTTAGATCTCAGTTCGGGAACGACGGTCGCCGAGCTCGTCGAGCAACTCGGCAGGGGCAACGCGGCGTTGGCTCGAGTGCTTCTACGCTGCTCGTTTCTGTGCGACGGGATCGCGGTACGCGACGTGTCGAAGGTGATTGCAACGCCTCAGACCGTCGATGTGTTACCACCGTTCGCTGGCGGTTAA
- a CDS encoding DNA repair helicase XPB, whose protein sequence is MTDGPLIVQSDKTVLLEIDHEQAGAARAAIAPFAELERAPEHVHTYRITPLALWNARAAGHDAEQVVDALVSFSRYPVPQPLLVDIVDTMARYGRLQLIKHPAHGLTLVSFDRAVLEEVLRNKKIAPMLGARIDDDTVIVHGSERGRVKQMLLKIGWPAEDLAGYVDGEAHPIELDQNGWALRDYQEMAADSFWAGGSGVVVLPCGAGKTLVGAAAMAKAGATTLILVTNTVAGRQWKRELVARTSLTENEIGEYSGEKKEIRPVTIATYQVITRRTKGEYKHLELFDSRDWGLIIYDEVHLLPAPVFRMTADLQSRRRLGLTATLIREDGREGDVFSLIGPKRYDAPWKDIEAQGWIAPAECVEVRVTMTDNERMIYATAEPDERYKLCSTVHTKIAVVRSILERHPGEQTLVIGAYLDQLEELGQELDAPVIQGSTKNAEREALFDAFRRGEISTLVVSKVANFSIDLPEASVAVQVSGTFGSRQEEAQRLGRLLRPKHDGGGAVFYSVVSRDSLDAEYAAHRQRFLAEQGYGYIIKDADDLLGPAI, encoded by the coding sequence ATGACTGACGGCCCTCTGATCGTCCAGTCCGACAAGACGGTCCTGCTCGAAATCGACCACGAGCAGGCCGGGGCGGCGCGCGCCGCCATCGCGCCGTTCGCCGAGTTGGAGCGCGCGCCCGAACACGTTCACACCTACCGCATCACACCCCTGGCGTTGTGGAACGCGCGCGCCGCCGGTCACGACGCCGAGCAGGTGGTCGACGCGCTGGTGAGCTTCTCGCGCTATCCCGTGCCGCAGCCGCTGCTGGTCGACATCGTCGACACCATGGCGCGCTACGGGCGGCTACAGCTGATCAAGCACCCCGCCCACGGTTTGACCCTGGTCAGCTTCGACCGTGCGGTGCTCGAGGAGGTGCTGCGCAACAAGAAGATCGCCCCGATGCTGGGGGCGCGGATAGACGACGACACCGTGATCGTGCACGGCAGCGAGCGTGGGCGGGTCAAGCAGATGCTGCTCAAGATCGGCTGGCCTGCCGAGGATCTGGCCGGCTATGTCGACGGCGAGGCGCATCCGATCGAACTGGACCAGAACGGCTGGGCGCTGCGCGACTACCAGGAGATGGCCGCGGACTCGTTCTGGGCCGGCGGCTCGGGTGTGGTGGTGCTGCCGTGTGGCGCGGGCAAGACGCTGGTGGGGGCGGCCGCGATGGCCAAGGCCGGGGCGACGACGCTGATCCTGGTCACCAACACCGTCGCGGGCCGGCAGTGGAAGCGCGAGCTGGTGGCGCGCACCTCGCTGACCGAGAACGAGATCGGCGAGTACTCGGGCGAGAAGAAGGAGATCCGTCCCGTCACCATTGCGACGTATCAGGTGATCACGCGCCGCACCAAGGGCGAGTACAAGCACCTGGAGCTGTTCGACAGCCGCGACTGGGGCTTGATCATCTACGACGAGGTGCACCTGCTGCCCGCGCCGGTGTTCCGGATGACCGCCGACCTGCAGTCGCGGCGCAGGCTCGGCCTGACCGCGACGTTGATCCGCGAGGACGGCCGTGAGGGCGATGTGTTCTCGTTGATCGGGCCCAAGCGCTACGACGCTCCGTGGAAGGACATCGAGGCCCAGGGCTGGATCGCGCCCGCCGAGTGCGTCGAGGTCCGGGTGACCATGACCGACAACGAGCGCATGATCTATGCCACGGCCGAGCCCGACGAACGCTACAAGCTGTGCTCGACGGTGCACACCAAGATCGCTGTGGTGCGCTCGATCCTGGAGCGCCACCCCGGCGAACAGACCCTGGTCATCGGCGCCTACCTGGACCAGTTGGAGGAGCTCGGGCAGGAACTCGACGCCCCGGTGATCCAGGGGTCGACCAAGAACGCCGAGCGCGAAGCGCTGTTCGACGCGTTCCGGCGCGGCGAGATCTCCACGCTGGTGGTCAGCAAGGTCGCCAACTTCTCCATCGACCTGCCGGAAGCGTCTGTGGCCGTTCAGGTTTCGGGAACCTTCGGATCCCGCCAGGAGGAAGCGCAGCGGCTGGGCCGGCTGCTGCGGCCCAAGCACGACGGCGGCGGCGCGGTGTTCTACTCGGTGGTGTCGCGCGATTCGCTGGACGCCGAGTACGCGGCGCACCGGCAGCGGTTCCTGGCCGAGCAGGGCTACGGCTACATCATCAAGGACGCCGACGATCTGCTGGGGCCGGCGATATGA
- a CDS encoding molybdenum cofactor biosynthesis protein MoaE, protein MSAVVVRVELTLETIELTEYEALVAHEAAGAVVGFAGVVRDHDGGRSVTRLEYSAHPTAQQTLEEVAAEIAATSEGVRAIAVSHRIGTLHIGDAALVAAVSADHRRAAFETCARLIDTVKDRLPVWKHQHFADGTDEWVNSA, encoded by the coding sequence ATGAGCGCTGTCGTCGTGCGGGTGGAACTCACCCTGGAAACCATCGAACTGACCGAGTACGAGGCGCTGGTGGCCCACGAGGCCGCCGGAGCGGTCGTGGGGTTCGCCGGGGTGGTCCGTGACCACGACGGCGGGCGCTCCGTCACCAGGCTCGAGTACTCGGCGCATCCCACGGCACAGCAGACCCTCGAAGAGGTCGCCGCAGAGATCGCCGCGACGAGCGAGGGTGTGCGGGCGATCGCGGTCAGTCACCGCATCGGCACCCTGCACATAGGAGACGCCGCCCTGGTGGCCGCCGTATCGGCGGACCATCGCAGGGCGGCGTTCGAAACCTGTGCCCGTCTCATCGACACCGTCAAGGACCGGTTACCGGTGTGGAAACACCAGCACTTCGCCGACGGCACCGATGAGTGGGTCAACTCCGCCTAG